GGGGTGCAGGCGCACGGTCGCCTCGTACGAGCCGAGGGTCTTGATGTGCGTCTTCACCTCGATCTTGCGCTTGTCGAGCTCGGGGCCACCGGCGGCCTTGACGGCAGCGGCGATGTCACCGTTGCTGATGGCGCCGAAGAGTCGACCCGACTGGCCCGACTTGGCCGGGACCTGCACCGAGGTGGACTCGAGGCGACCCTTGATGTTGCGGGCGGTGTCGAGGTCCTTGATCTCGCGGACCTCGCGGCCCTTGGTGATCGCGTCGACCTGCTTCTGGCCGCCCTTGGTCCAGGCGGTGGCGAGGCCACGCGGGAGGAGGTAGTTGCGGCCGTAGCCGTCCTTGACCTCGATGATGTCGCCGGCAGCGCCGAGACCCGAGACCTCGTGCGTGAGGATCAGCTTCATGGTGTTCTCCTGGTCTTCTCGAGCGGGCTCAGCGAGCGGAGCTCGAGTAGGGCAGCAGAGCCATCTCACGGGCGTTCTTGACGGCCGTGGCGATGAGGCGCTGCTCCTGGGTGGACACACCGGTCACCCGACGCGCGCGGATCTTGCCGCGGTCGGAGATGAACTTGCGCAGCAGCGCGGTGTCCTTGTAGTCGATGTTCTCGACCTTCGCCGCCTTGAGCGGGTTGGCCTTCTTCTTGGGCTTGCGCACAACGGGCTTAGCCATCGTGGTGCTCTCCTTTGGGAAAGCCCGGGGTTCGAGGCCCCGGGATGGGGTTCTTCATGATGTGGATGCCGCTCAGCGGGCTGAGCGGGCACGGTGCCTCTCGGGTCCCGCCGCGGCGGGACGGACGTTCCGACAGAGGCGGATGAACCGGTCGCGGCTCGGTCAGAACGGGGGCTCGTCGTAGCTGGGGGCCTGACCCCAGCCACCACCCTGGCCGCCGTTCTGGCCGCCCTGGGTGCCACCGCTGCCACCGCTGCCACTGCCGCTGCCGCCCTGGCCACCGGACCAGCCGCCACCCTGGCCGCCGCCCGAGGAACCGCCCGAGCCACCACCGGTGGCCCACGGGTCCTCGGCCTGGCCGCCCTGGCCGCCGACCTGGTTGCCCTGGCCGCCGCCGGCGCCCTGGCCGCCGCCGGAGAAGCCGCCCCCGCCGCTGCCACGCTGGGTCTTGGCGACCTTCGCGGTGGCGCTGCGCAGGGACGGGCCGATCTCGTCGACGTCCATCTCGGTGACGGTGCGCTTCTCGCCCTCCTTGGTCTCGTACGAACGAGACTTCAGACGGCCGGAGGCGATGACGCGCATCCCGCGCTGGAGCGACTCGGCCACGTTCTCGGCCGCGTCACGCCAGACGGAGCAACGCATGAACAGGGTCTCGCCGTCCTTCCACTCGTTGGACTGACGGTCGAACTGCCGCGGCGTCGAGGCCACGGTGAAGTTCGCGACCGCGGCACCGGACGGCGTGAAACGCAGCTCGGGGTCGGCGGTCAGGTTGCCGATGATGGTGATGACGGTGTCGCCTGCCATGGATCGCTTCCTCGGGTCCGAGTGACTGGGATGACTGTGACGGGTGGTCGGGCGAGGCCGGTGAGGGCCCGGTGCCTGACCGGTTCAGATGCTGCTCAGGCGCCGGGGCGCAGCAGCTTCGTGCGCATGATCGACTCGCTGAGGTTCAGCTGTCGGTCGAGCTCCTGGGCCGTGGCCGGCTCCGCCGTCATGGTGACGACGACGTAGATGCCCTCGGACTTCTTCTTGATGTCGTAGGCGAGGCGGCGACGGCCCCAGATGTCGACGTTGTCGACGGTGCCGCCGTCGTTCTTCACGA
This is a stretch of genomic DNA from Terracoccus luteus. It encodes these proteins:
- the rplI gene encoding 50S ribosomal protein L9, producing the protein MKLILTHEVSGLGAAGDIIEVKDGYGRNYLLPRGLATAWTKGGQKQVDAITKGREVREIKDLDTARNIKGRLESTSVQVPAKSGQSGRLFGAISNGDIAAAVKAAGGPELDKRKIEVKTHIKTLGSYEATVRLHPEVAATLTFEVVSA
- the rpsF gene encoding 30S ribosomal protein S6, which produces MRQYELMVILDPETEERTVGTTMERFLNVVKNDGGTVDNVDIWGRRRLAYDIKKKSEGIYVVVTMTAEPATAQELDRQLNLSESIMRTKLLRPGA
- a CDS encoding single-stranded DNA-binding protein, coding for MAGDTVITIIGNLTADPELRFTPSGAAVANFTVASTPRQFDRQSNEWKDGETLFMRCSVWRDAAENVAESLQRGMRVIASGRLKSRSYETKEGEKRTVTEMDVDEIGPSLRSATAKVAKTQRGSGGGGFSGGGQGAGGGQGNQVGGQGGQAEDPWATGGGSGGSSGGGQGGGWSGGQGGSGSGSGGSGGTQGGQNGGQGGGWGQAPSYDEPPF
- the rpsR gene encoding 30S ribosomal protein S18 codes for the protein MAKPVVRKPKKKANPLKAAKVENIDYKDTALLRKFISDRGKIRARRVTGVSTQEQRLIATAVKNAREMALLPYSSSAR